A stretch of the Lineus longissimus chromosome 12, tnLinLong1.2, whole genome shotgun sequence genome encodes the following:
- the LOC135497216 gene encoding uncharacterized protein LOC135497216 produces the protein MSTHALLVFCAALIMAAAVHAMEEPMDFIPPSEPCKPEMKTCEFWLHVKEKLTMVHGKLMVQPSSGKIYHSNVTDFSTAQALDMSDVVTADGYTDSRLVYLVNGTMPGPTLHVYTGQTVIVHLHNHLLGAAISLHFHGVHMKGTPWSDGVGFVTQCPVLPGQRFTHKFKITQPGGTYWYHAHVGSQRTMGIFGAFIIKNKPKPALAEPEPEEHILLLQDWNHDWDSDLAYFKMVYGMYVGSTKMGNSDSLDGGHFSLFHFQAGLINGKGRYYDPSALKIHNGAPLEVFKVRRGKRYRFRIIAAGNLYPFRVSIDQHELTVVATDGYDVDPMPVESLIINPGERYDVMITADQPVQNYMVRAQTLEVDVEHVAEAILNYDGVDPVHEPTTKKRDCTGSKPCKVLNCPFRYYPSGQNTECILLDKLRGRAGDAPNAGSSNFKEFFLNFAFPGKGWTPGSVNGRAYLQPTVSPLTQPDEMNWGCDPEKCGEEKTCSCAYHVDINYGDTVQMVFLNMGQGKGWAHPIHLHGHSFYVVKMGYGRFNKTTGKFLADNLDIDCRGNPDREKSYCNAATWANHTWSGDNIPGINLERPPVKDTVIVPSGAYVVLRFKADNPGIWIMHCHVEIHNLDGMTMLVREAPEKLPKPPKDFPTCRSFKYEEPLNVDVNSKPTKQIFNTPAHMYQKHFRHSG, from the coding sequence atGTCTACGCATGCGCTGTTGGTCTTCTGCGCCGCCTTGATAATGGCGGCTGCCGTACACGCGATGGAGGAACCAATGGATTTCATCCCTCCATCTGAACCCTGCAAACCGGAGATGAAGACCTGCGAGTTCTGGCTCCATGTCAAAGAAAAACTTACCATGGTTCACGGGAAGCTGATGGTGCAGCCCTCTAGCGGGAAAATCTATCATTCTAACGTAACGGACTTCTCTACTGCGCAGGCGCTGGATATGTCGGATGTTGTGACGGCTGATGGTTACACGGACTCGCGCTTGGTATATCTCGTGAACGGAACCATGCCTGGACCGACACTACACGTTTACACGGGACAGACTGTCATCGTTCATCTCCATAACCACCTTTTGGGTGCGGCCATCTCGCTTCATTTTCATGGTGTCCACATGAAGGGCACACCGTGGAGCGACGGTGTAGGTTTCGTCACACAATGCCCCGTACTTCCAGGACAACGATTTACTCACAAGTTTAAGATAACTCAACCAGGCGGGACTTACTGGTATCATGCGCATGTCGGAAGTCAGAGAACCATGGGAATTTTCGGGGCGTTCATCATAAAGAATAAGCCCAAACCTGCGCTTGCGGAACCGGAACCAGAAGAACATATTTTACTGTTACAGGATTGGAACCATGACTGGGACTCTGATTTGGCCTATTTTAAGATGGTTTACGGAATGTACGTGGGGAGCACGAAAATGGGTAACAGTGATTCTTTagatggcggccattttagTTTATTCCATTTCCAAGCGGGCTTAATCAATGGCAAGGGACGGTACTATGATCCCAGCGCCCTAAAGATACATAATGGAGCTCCGTTAGAGGTATTCAAAGTCAGAAGGGGTAAACGGTACCGTTTCCGCATAATTGCAGCCGGTAACCTGTACCCGTTTAGAGTTTCCATTGATCAGCACGAACTGACAGTCGTTGCTACAGATGGGTACGATGTAGACCCGATGCCCGTGGAATCTCTCATCATCAATCCAGGCGAGAGGTATGACGTCATGATCACTGCGGACCAACCAGTTCAGAACTATATGGTCCGGGCGCAGACCTTAGAAGTTGATGTTGAACACGTGGCTGAAGCTATCTTGAACTATGACGGTGTTGACCCCGTGCATGAGCCAACAACAAAGAAGAGAGATTGCACCGGAAGCAAGCCCTGTAAGGTCCTGAATTGCCCCTTTAGATACTACCCAAGTGGTCAGAATACTGAGTGCATTTTGCTGGATAAACTCCGGGGACGAGCAGGTGACGCGCCAAACGCTGGTAGTTCTAATTTCAAGGAGTTCTTCCTAAACTTTGCTTTCCCGGGAAAAGGTTGGACACCGGGGTCAGTCAACGGCCGCGCCTATCTTCAACCAACGGTTAGTCCGCTCACACAACCGGACGAGATGAACTGGGGATGTGATCCGGAGAAGTGTGGCGAAGAAAAAACCTGTTCCTGTGCCTACCACGTGGATATCAACTACGGCGACACTGTGCAGATGGTCTTCCTGAACATGGGTCAAGGAAAGGGATGGGCTCACCCGATACATTTGCACGGACACAGCTTTTACGTAGTGAAGATGGGATATGGGCGCTTTAATAAAACCACTGGGAAATTCCTCGCAGACAATCTAGATATAGACTGCCGCGGTAACCCAGACAGAGAAAAGTCGTACTGTAACGCGGCAACTTGGGCAAACCACACCTGGTCTGGCGACAACATCCCCGGGATCAACCTGGAGCGACCCCCGGTCAAGGATACTGTCATTGTTCCGTCTGGGGCGTACGTTGTCCTCAGATTCAAAGCAGACAACCCAGGTATCTGGATCATGCATTGCCACGTGGAGATACACAACTTGGACGGGATGACGATGCTTGTGAGAGAAGCGCCCGAGAAGCTCCCGAAGCCTCCTAAGGACTTTCCGACCTGCCGCAGCTTTAAGTATGAGGAGCCTCTAAACGTGGACGTCAACTCTAAACCCACGAAGCAAATCTTCAACACGCCGGCTCACATGTACCAGAAGCATTTCCGTCACAGCGGATAA
- the LOC135497214 gene encoding uncharacterized protein LOC135497214, translating into MESKQTTDIHSEEEIPNQTRSDSISTTASDVTNDTVDDEGERMSVGHSFIRVSSPGPDGAKNITEISGSSLGKTLDNVNLNISVNVNKTSLKGQKVKDEPKHKEQTIDVAPKLGVKAVAKEESESKKDKDGKYTIDLQFTINMDNIKKGKGHKGRRRRDKSDSELNEGGDRGREEGGSDDDDVDLGEGAIGGLQYDVIPEEPENTSASGTPRGSLGLEGDNGNFLAKKLGTGYLSGYDSGYFDYGKKQATDLEAQERDEGQASLRISASPDDTGTNTGDAEEDRESMLQRQDSAEKSKKKSKSYIRKERAKKLKDEVTPEPRPRRRSAVELGSRSAVEGQGQQQTKPGRRLSVTSANEQHMMGSSDEEALNGSDTGKLDTLIMLNKLNNFLKKNMPGLKQKSDHRTERGSQPVVMNGASYAADLDNKMLEIASGEDLDTSFISNTTTEDGEHSGEVTPRNASDTEEEEGMLEALTPRNANPERRARSSLPQSENNQPDKSNKQTTQRKTLTRQYAKEDYLTPQDLGASSQTNTPTQADESMRPGRLADRRRQINSVPSIEVSNENNETVEVVKPKVQDVPKSPKIQRAKSESAVSQGLLAPYCKLDMGNGTDGDEVFTLSANRSPHFSAKHGLHRTETLQMDSTGRTRAEIVLDCDHAENLTAEELGITLGEGEELRVLPVLVLDADTDGTEGNPAEERPEFPHSFAPIGIIPLSDKKENLTQQELGHITEKAEEILKETERGKMFKAVPSPNFHVGRPKAPTVTRTRVLRPAATGTQPKQLQTQEEPALPVTMMMKSPQIGRRTMSECGSPRGSPRVKRAIYKEFFEPTRRVTRQENELCSPIEKRHHDVIEGLNQMQFERQISGEDISTSGLGGYHKDLRYQRRSSRDSVGSDSSSAGSKEDQKQERVFVFPPTVPARNSYRIDSDREDTASISSGSGASVGAGDSIRERKKSLEEKVKQGENRPPRPRPPRTLNFSSVSDMRDDIKRKLSDGDNVQPVLDGNRTRQPPEAKLTAFEKPPEYAGVRSKFEKMMAHDGLQSPTLSRRPDTGSGGLSITRDSQFSKTVEDKPATVAKKPEQSWTLRQREPERSKCASAPTNSNTSSSRIKSYPPPRTDDEWFMPSFVPKTKGGEKDTKEKEKPSPRDVSPFRVENTDWFYTEPEVAGQQQSSRTLTIPGSSGARQKRHQWSGAVQQQNRDPSDSGTKSRSGNQKSAPKLLLNSNNNARKSRDGEEQDWQFLQKTESPKTQSSPVQLKKHARSKTDEPRYGLTVQAESKHERSRSSDGNNYGLTLQTSARPRTVSQGSEADDVFVSYPNNSTSRSPSLSRASSQPQTVGSQNPFKDYRPVGRHQPIVIDGRTPPKPQPASTSPNIPSRTLSDVQRSKPIPVRGQSLQSPYPQMSRSNPSQSSMSGLAMKAIANDTRNYPSTSFDSSRGDCQQGYPSMASVDSGWYSDRLDSTMSDVFDQEGYTSDTTETPRAVPGRNFFPGYNGRADDSVKSPDPKPQLDSAINQLLDENDGYGSDDELFRQRCIDVFKTLHHEDVVYQQFQKLLRFRQRRISLHKDNFKIIPKKDDRNESDSDGNMAYLV; encoded by the coding sequence ATGGAGTCCAAACAGACAACAGACATTCACTCTGAGGAAGAAATTCCCAACCAGACGAGATCTGATTCCATTTCAACAACGGCTAGTGACGTCACTAATGACACGGTTGATGACGAGGGCGAGAGAATGAGTGTTGGACACTCTTTCATCCGGGTTTCCTCCCCTGGTCCTGACGGGGCGAAAAATATTACCGAAATAAGTGGCTCAAGCCTCGGCAAAACTTTAGACAATGTTAATTTGAACATCAGTGTTAATGTCAACAAGACCTCTCTcaaaggtcaaaaggtcaaggaCGAACCTAAGCATAAGGAGCAGACGATAGATGTCGCTCCAAAACTCGGGGTCAAGGCCGTTGCGAAAGAGGAAAGTGAATCGAAAAAGGACAAAGATGGGAAATATACAATCGATTTGCAGTTTACTATAAATATGGATAATATAAAAAAAGGGAAAGGTCACAAGGGGCGGCGACGCCGAGATAAGAGCGATAGTGAGTTGAATGAAGGTGGCGATAGGGGGCGTGAGGAGGGCGGaagcgacgatgatgatgtggaTTTAGGGGAAGGTGCTATTGGCGGTCTACAGTACGATGTGATTCCTGAGGAACCGGAGAACACAAGTGCTTCTGGGACCCCACGTGGTTCGCTTGGGCTCGAAGGCGACAATGGCAATTTCCTGGCTAAAAAATTAGGGACAGGGTACTTGAGTGGATATGATTCTGGATATTTTGATTATGGTAAGAAGCAGGCCACGGATTTAGAGGCGCAGGAAAGGGATGAGGGCCAAGCTTCCTTACGGATCTCTGCGTCACCGGATGACACCGGAACAAACACGGGCGACGCAGAAGAGGACCGTGAGTCAATGCTGCAACGACAAGATTCTGCCGAGAAATCTAAAAAGAAATCAAAATCTTACATTCGAAAAGAAAGAGCTAAGAAATTAAAGGATGAAGTCACGCCGGAGCCTCGGCCTAGGAGGAGATCGGCAGTGGAGTTAGGTTCAAGGTCGGCCgtggaaggtcaaggtcagcaaCAGACCAAACCGGGCAGACGATTATCTGTGACTTCAGCGAATGAACAACACATGATGGGCTCGAGTGATGAGGAAGCATTGAATGGCAGTGATACGGGAAAATTAGACACTTTGATTATGTTGAACAAACTTAATAatttcctgaagaaaaacatGCCGGGATTAAAACAAAAATCGGATCACCGTACTGAGCGAGGTTCGCAACCTGTCGTAATGAACGGCGCGAGTTATGCAGCGGATTTAGATAATAAAATGCTTGAAATAGCCAGCGGGGAGGATTTAGACACCTCTTTCATTTCAAATACTACTACAGAGGACGGTGAGCACAGTGGAGAGGTGACCCCGCGCAATGCATCTGATACCGAAGAGGAAGAGGGTATGCTGGAGGCATTGACCCCTCGCAACGCCAACCCGGAGCGGCGTGCTAGATCTAGTTTGCCACAATCAGAAAATAATCAACCCGATAAATCGAATAAGCAAACAACGCAAAGAAAAACATTAACACGACAATATGCCAAGGAGGATTACCTTACGCCGCAAGACCTCGGTGCAAGCTCGCAAACAAACACACCAACGCAAGCAGACGAGAGTATGAGACCGGGCCGACTGGCGGATCGCAGGCGTCAAATAAACAGCGTCCCGTCCATCGAAGTCTCAAACGAAAATAACGAAACAGTGGAGGTTGTCAAGCCAAAGGTCCAGGATGTTCCAAAATCGCCGAAGATACAACGGGCGAAGTCGGAGAGTGCTGTCAGCCAGGGATTACTGGCACCGTATTGCAAATTGGACATGGGTAATGGAACAGATGGTGATGAGGTGTTTACATTATCTGCGAACCGAAGTCCGCACTTCTCTGCCAAACATGGGCTGCATCGGACGGAGACGCTTCAGATGGACTCAACTGGCCGCACTAGGGCGGAAATTGTCCTAGACTGCGACCACGCGGAGAATTTGACTGCTGAGGAGCTAGGGATTACACTCGGTGAGGGTGAGGAGTTGCGTGTCTTGCCGGTCTTGGTTTTGGACGCTGACACGGACGGTACAGAGGGGAATCCGGCTGAGGAAAGACCCGAATTTCCTCACTCTTTCGCGCCGATTGGGATTATACCATTATCTGATAAAAAGGAGAATCTGACGCAGCAGGAATTGGGCCACATTACGGAGAAAGCGGAGGAGATATTGAAGGAAACTGAGCGAGGTAAGATGTTCAAAGCAGTCCCTTCCCCGAACTTCCATGTTGGTAGGCCAAAGGCCCCGACTGTGACTCGGACGAGGGTGCTGCGCCCCGCTGCGACGGGGACGCAGCCGAAACAGCTACAGACCCAGGAAGAGCCTGCCCTGCCCGtgaccatgatgatgaagtCCCCGCAGATTGGTAGGCGCACAATGTCTGAATGTGGGAGTCCCCGGGGCAGCCCAAGGGTCAAGCGGGCAATCTACAAGGAATTCTTTGAACCAACTCGCCGAGTGACTCGGCAAGAAAATGAACTGTGCTCTCCGATTGAGAAGCGACATCACGATGTCATTGAGGGTTTAAACCAGATGCAGTTTGAGAGACAGATATCTGGCGAGGATATCAGCACGAGCGGTTTGGGTGGCTATCACAAGGATTTGCGATACCAAAGACGGAGTTCGCGTGACTCGGTCGGGAGTGATTCCAGTAGCGCCGGATCGAAGGAGGACCAGAAACAAGAACGAGTGTTTGTTTTTCCGCCTACTGTGCCAGCGAGGAATAGTTACAGGATTGACTCCGACCGCGAGGATACCGCTAGCATCAGTTCCGGGTCGGGGGCCAGTGTAGGAGCCGGGGATTCGATCCGGGAACGTAAAAAATCTCTCGAGGagaaagtcaaacaaggtgaaAATCGGCCACCACGTCCTCGACCACCTCGGACTCTCAATTTTTCGAGTGTTTCCGATATGCGCGATGATATCAAGAGAAAACTAAGTGACGGGGATAATGTTCAGCCGGTTCTGGATGGAAACAGGACAAGGCAACCCCCTGAGGCAAAACTtacagcttttgaaaaaccaccAGAATATGCAGGGGTCAGGAGTAAGTTTGAGAAGATGATGGCTCACGATGGACTGCAGTCGCCAACGCTGTCCCGGCGGCCCGACACAGGAAGCGGAGGTTTGTCAATTACTAGGGATTCTCAGTTCTCGAAGACCGTTGAGGATAAGCCGGCCACCGTGGCGAAGAAACCTGAGCAGTCATGGACTTTGAGACAGCGCGAACCCGAGCGAAGTAAGTGCGCTAGTGCACCCACGAACAGTAACACTTCTAGCAGCAGGATTAAATCATACCCGCCTCCAAGGACGGATGATGAATGGTTCATGCCGAGTTTCGTCCCAAAGACGAAAGGAGGGGAAAAAGACacaaaagagaaagaaaagccAAGTCCTCGCGATGTCTCGCCGTTCCGAGTTGAAAACACCGATTGGTTTTATACGGAACCTGAGGTTGCTGGGCAACAGCAGAGCAGCCGAACACTGACAATCCCGGGCTCGTCTggcgcgaggcagaaaagacacCAATGGTCGGGGGCTGTGCAGCAACAGAACCGTGATCCTAGCGATTCAGGGACTAAGTCACGGTCGGGCAATCAGAAAAGTGCGCCTAAACTTTTATTAAATTCAAATAACAACGCGCGCAAATCACGTGACGGGGAAGAACAGGACTGGCAGTTTTTACAAAAGACTGAATCACCGAAAACCCAATCGTCGCCTGTCCAACTTAAAAAACATGCGCGCTCAAAAACTGATGAGCCTCGTTATGGGCTTACAGTTCAGGCTGAAAGTAAACATGAACGGTCAAGGTCATCTGATGGAAATAATTATGGATTAACGCTGCAAACCTCGGCCAGGCCGAGAACTGTGTCGCAAGGGAGTGAGGCTGATGACGTTTTCGTGAGTTACCCGAACAATAGTACATCTCGATCGCCATCTTTGAGTCGGGCGTCATCGCAACCGCAAACTGTCGGCAGCCAGAACCCGTTTAAGGATTATAGACCTGTCGGTAGGCACCAGCCGATTGTTATTGACGGGCGAACACCACCTAAACCGCAGCCCGCATCCACATCTCCTAACATCCCGTCAAGGACATTATCGGATGTTCAGAGGTCAAAACCGATACCAGTTAGGGGTCAAAGTTTACAGTCGCCATATCCGCAAATGTCAAGGTCGAATCCGAGTCAGAGCAGTATGTCTGGCCTCGCGATGAAAGCAATTGCGAACGACACGCGCAATTACCCGAGTACCTCTTTCGATAGTTCGCGTGGAGACTGCCAGCAGGGGTACCCCAGTATGGCCAGCGTCGATTCAGGCTGGTATTCAGATAGGTTAGATTCGACCATGAGTGATGTTTTCGACCAGGAGGGGTACACTTCGGACACGACAGAGACGCCAAGGGCTGTACCCGGACGTAACTTTTTCCCGGGTTATAACGGAAGAGCAGACGACAGCGTAAAGTCACCTGACCCAAAGCCTCAACTGGATTCGGCTATCAACCAACTTCTGGATGAAAACGACGGCTACGGAAGTGATGATGAACTGTTCAGGCAGAGGTGTATCGACGTCTTCAAGACGTTGCATCACGAAGATGTTGTTTATCAACAGTTCCAGAAACTTTTAAGGTTCAGGCAGCGTCGGATTAGTTTGCACAAAGACAACTTCAAAATCATCCCGAAAAAGGACGATCGGAATGAAAGTGATAGTGATGGGAACATGGCCTATCTTGTGTGA